Proteins co-encoded in one Desulfuromonas sp. genomic window:
- a CDS encoding MucR family transcriptional regulator: MSTLLEMTAEIVAAHASITPLTKEDLIAELSDVHEALVALDKGEHVATEAAEEATAAPAVSLKKAFGKDKVICMICGKEMKTLARHLKTSHDMKPGEYRKRFDIPRTQPLAARTYSESRRQMAVERGLGENLAKARAARAKNKKK; the protein is encoded by the coding sequence ATGTCGACTCTACTCGAAATGACGGCCGAAATCGTTGCCGCCCACGCTTCTATTACCCCGTTGACCAAAGAAGATCTGATCGCGGAGTTGTCCGACGTCCACGAGGCACTGGTTGCTCTGGACAAAGGAGAGCATGTGGCCACCGAAGCGGCCGAAGAGGCAACCGCCGCCCCGGCCGTCTCGCTCAAGAAGGCCTTTGGCAAGGACAAGGTCATCTGCATGATCTGCGGCAAGGAGATGAAGACCCTGGCCCGCCACCTGAAGACCTCCCACGACATGAAGCCCGGCGAATACCGCAAGCGGTTCGACATCCCCCGCACCCAGCCTCTGGCTGCCCGCACCTACTCGGAGAGCCGGCGGCAGATGGCCGTGGAACGCGGCCTCGGTGAGAACCTGGCCAAAGCCCGTGCCGCCCGGGCAAAGAACAAAAAGAAATAA
- a CDS encoding PilZ domain-containing protein, translating to MKRILICDKREKLLSTLEVILKHWGYRALATSRPDELSAFLRESSLDLLLLGSTFLADGSQALRDTLACRLTDTGCPLIVLQEDSTCPELELPYETLSVPLNIFALFEFTQKHLEKIPRRNLRLETKLPGMLCQGETSHLAEVLSLSAHGLFIKTASRLEKEDRLKVTFPLIGMKKELEIDGRELYRVQPGPENNYLQGIGIEFNEMGEEALRDLEAFIQSRFLGEVSESPRGHQGLDQGQIHGEVSKASLRLVWEK from the coding sequence ATGAAACGAATTCTGATCTGCGACAAGCGAGAGAAACTCCTCTCCACCCTGGAGGTCATCCTCAAGCATTGGGGATACAGGGCCCTTGCCACCTCCAGACCGGATGAACTCTCGGCCTTTCTTCGGGAGAGCTCCCTTGACCTGCTGCTGCTCGGCTCGACCTTTCTGGCCGACGGCAGCCAAGCCCTCCGCGATACGTTGGCCTGCAGGCTCACCGACACGGGCTGTCCCCTCATCGTCCTGCAGGAGGATTCCACCTGCCCCGAGCTCGAACTGCCCTACGAAACCCTGTCAGTCCCGCTGAATATCTTCGCCCTGTTCGAGTTCACCCAGAAACATCTGGAAAAAATCCCCCGCCGCAACTTGCGCCTTGAAACCAAGCTGCCCGGAATGCTCTGCCAGGGTGAAACCTCTCACTTGGCGGAAGTGCTGAGCCTCAGCGCCCACGGCCTGTTTATCAAGACCGCCTCACGCCTCGAGAAAGAGGACCGGTTAAAGGTGACCTTCCCCCTGATCGGAATGAAAAAGGAGCTGGAAATCGACGGACGGGAACTGTACCGGGTCCAGCCCGGACCCGAGAACAACTACCTTCAGGGCATCGGCATCGAGTTCAACGAGATGGGCGAGGAGGCCCTCCGGGACCTTGAGGCCTTCATCCAAAGCCGTTTCCTGGGGGAAGTCTCGGAAAGCCCCAGGGGTCACCAGGGGCTGGATCAGGGCCAGATCCACGGGGAAGTCAGCAAGGCTTCCCTGCGCCTGGTCTGGGAGAAGTAG
- a CDS encoding phosphopentomutase: MSFPGFRRAVLITLDGVGAGALPDAAQYGDAEASTLLHVAEVCGGLDLPTLQRLGLGNILPLPGVPAAARPAAGYGKMRERSAGKDTTTGHWELAGVVRDLPFPTYPHGFPKEVIAAFSRETGLEPLGNIAASGTEIIRRLGEEHLRTGRPIVYTSADSVFQIAAHEEVIPVDRLYRICRTARRILDPWGIARVIARPFAGRGATDFHRTPRRHDFSMPPTSPTLLDNLQQNGLPVIGVGKIGDIFAGKGVSESIYTESNADGMARTLGALAGLDKGLVFTNLVDFDMLYGHRRDPAGFGATLREFDRWLPRLLKALGETDLLLITADHGCDPTTPGTDHTREYVPLLAWHRRLGAGVSLGTRGSFADVAATLAAVFSVASSAGESFLPELLPPAQGRG; this comes from the coding sequence GTGAGCTTCCCGGGCTTTCGCCGGGCGGTGCTGATCACTCTGGACGGTGTGGGGGCCGGGGCCCTTCCCGATGCGGCTCAATACGGAGACGCCGAGGCAAGTACCCTGCTGCACGTGGCGGAGGTCTGCGGCGGCCTCGACCTGCCCACCCTGCAGAGGCTTGGTCTCGGCAATATCCTGCCCCTGCCCGGTGTCCCGGCTGCGGCGCGACCCGCGGCCGGGTACGGCAAGATGCGGGAGCGCTCGGCCGGCAAGGACACCACCACCGGTCACTGGGAGCTCGCAGGGGTCGTCCGGGACCTTCCCTTCCCGACCTATCCGCACGGCTTCCCAAAGGAGGTCATCGCCGCCTTCAGCCGGGAGACGGGGCTGGAGCCCCTTGGCAACATCGCGGCCAGCGGGACCGAGATTATTCGCAGGCTCGGGGAAGAACACCTTCGAACCGGCCGCCCGATTGTGTACACCAGCGCCGACTCGGTGTTTCAAATCGCCGCCCACGAGGAGGTCATCCCCGTCGACCGCCTCTACCGGATCTGCCGCACGGCCCGCCGCATTCTCGACCCCTGGGGGATCGCCCGGGTGATCGCCCGGCCCTTCGCCGGGCGGGGGGCCACCGATTTTCATCGCACCCCCCGGCGCCATGATTTCTCCATGCCGCCCACCTCGCCGACCCTTCTTGATAACCTGCAACAAAACGGACTTCCCGTGATCGGAGTGGGCAAGATCGGGGATATTTTCGCCGGCAAAGGGGTGAGTGAGTCGATCTACACGGAAAGCAACGCCGATGGCATGGCCCGAACCCTGGGAGCCCTTGCCGGGCTCGACAAGGGGCTCGTCTTTACCAACCTGGTCGATTTCGACATGCTGTACGGTCACCGTCGTGATCCCGCAGGTTTCGGCGCTACCCTGCGGGAGTTCGACCGCTGGCTGCCAAGGCTTCTCAAAGCGCTTGGAGAAACCGACCTTTTGCTGATCACCGCCGATCACGGCTGCGACCCGACCACCCCTGGGACGGACCATACCCGGGAATACGTTCCCCTGCTCGCCTGGCATCGCCGGCTCGGGGCCGGGGTCAGTCTCGGGACCAGGGGCAGCTTCGCCGACGTGGCGGCTACCTTGGCTGCTGTCTTTTCAGTGGCGTCTTCTGCGGGGGAGAGTTTTCTGCCGGAGCTTTTGCCCCCGGCGCAGGGGCGGGGGTGA
- the deoC gene encoding deoxyribose-phosphate aldolase, with product MNSPARNIDHTLLKPEATADQIRMLCEEAVEFGFAAVCIPPAYVSLAANRLYGSEVAVATVVGFPLGYDCPETKAYAASRAAAAGAAEIDMVIHLGAALAGDLDRVEGEIRKVVEAAPEGRVKVILECCRLTDPLKVSLTERVVRAGAAYVKTSTGFGSGGATLDDVRLLAGTAAGRIGVKAAGGIRSWEECRAFLEAGATRIGTRSGAAILEQWRRAEGV from the coding sequence ATGAATTCTCCAGCCCGCAATATCGACCATACCCTGCTAAAACCCGAGGCAACCGCCGACCAGATCCGCATGTTGTGCGAGGAGGCGGTGGAGTTCGGGTTTGCCGCGGTCTGCATCCCGCCGGCCTATGTTTCCCTCGCCGCCAACCGGCTGTACGGTTCGGAGGTTGCCGTGGCGACGGTCGTCGGGTTTCCCCTCGGCTACGACTGCCCGGAGACCAAGGCCTATGCCGCTTCCAGAGCCGCCGCCGCCGGCGCTGCGGAGATCGACATGGTGATCCACCTGGGGGCAGCCCTTGCGGGGGACCTCGACCGGGTGGAGGGTGAAATCCGCAAGGTGGTCGAGGCCGCCCCGGAGGGGCGCGTCAAGGTGATCCTCGAGTGCTGCCGCCTGACGGATCCTCTCAAGGTTTCCCTCACCGAGCGGGTGGTTCGCGCCGGGGCCGCCTATGTCAAGACGTCGACCGGCTTCGGCAGCGGCGGGGCGACCCTCGACGATGTGCGCCTGCTGGCCGGGACCGCCGCCGGGCGCATCGGGGTCAAGGCGGCCGGGGGAATCCGCAGTTGGGAAGAGTGCCGGGCCTTTCTGGAGGCGGGCGCCACCCGCATCGGCACCCGTTCGGGGGCGGCCATTCTCGAGCAGTGGCGGCGGGCGGAGGGGGTGTGA
- the argJ gene encoding bifunctional glutamate N-acetyltransferase/amino-acid acetyltransferase ArgJ, whose amino-acid sequence MGKEIKGIKGFKFAARAAGIKKPGKLYLALIYSEVPARCAGVFTANKVVAAPVVVTAPRIKGGTCQAVLVNSGNANACTGEQGLKDALRCGELAARVLGVSEDVVAVSSTGVIGAPLPMERLEKHVPLLAGMLEAGGAKGVAEAIMTTDSFAKLSDSRGSDYSILGLAKGAGMIHPDMATMLGFALTDARVEEKFLGEALRRCVDRSFNSITVDGDTSTNDMVLLLANGMAGGPEICGGTAAAEDFEKRLGAVLLDLAKMIVRDGEGATKLVTIQIRGAASAVQARQAARSVATSSLVKTAFFGEDANWGRIIAAVGYSGADVDPDRVDIRFGDVPVARQGLGTGKELEEQATRVLQQAEFTVTVDLNLGDGEAAYYTSDLTYDYIKINADYRT is encoded by the coding sequence ATGGGCAAAGAAATCAAGGGAATAAAAGGGTTCAAGTTCGCCGCCCGGGCCGCCGGCATCAAGAAACCGGGCAAGCTCTACCTGGCGCTGATCTATTCCGAGGTGCCGGCCCGCTGCGCCGGAGTCTTCACCGCCAACAAGGTGGTGGCGGCTCCCGTGGTGGTCACCGCTCCGCGCATCAAGGGGGGCACCTGCCAGGCGGTGCTGGTCAACAGCGGCAACGCCAACGCCTGTACCGGCGAGCAGGGTCTCAAGGACGCTCTGCGCTGCGGTGAACTGGCCGCCCGGGTTCTCGGGGTCTCCGAGGACGTCGTGGCCGTCTCGTCCACGGGGGTGATTGGGGCTCCCCTGCCCATGGAAAGGCTGGAGAAGCACGTCCCCCTCCTGGCCGGGATGCTCGAAGCCGGCGGCGCCAAAGGGGTGGCCGAGGCGATCATGACCACCGACTCCTTCGCCAAGCTCTCCGACTCCCGAGGGAGCGACTATTCTATTCTCGGCTTGGCCAAGGGGGCGGGGATGATCCATCCCGACATGGCCACAATGCTCGGCTTCGCCCTGACCGATGCCCGGGTCGAGGAGAAGTTCCTTGGCGAGGCCCTGCGCCGGTGCGTCGATCGCTCCTTCAACTCCATCACCGTGGACGGTGATACCTCCACCAACGACATGGTCCTGCTGCTGGCCAACGGCATGGCCGGCGGCCCCGAGATCTGCGGCGGGACGGCGGCGGCAGAGGATTTCGAGAAGCGTCTCGGAGCGGTTCTGCTCGATCTGGCGAAAATGATCGTCCGGGACGGGGAGGGGGCGACCAAGCTTGTGACGATCCAGATCCGCGGGGCGGCGAGCGCCGTTCAGGCCCGACAGGCCGCACGGAGCGTGGCCACCTCCAGTCTGGTGAAGACCGCTTTCTTCGGGGAGGACGCCAACTGGGGAAGGATTATTGCGGCCGTCGGATATTCCGGGGCCGATGTCGATCCTGACCGGGTCGATATCCGGTTCGGCGATGTCCCTGTGGCGCGCCAGGGGCTCGGCACGGGAAAAGAACTGGAGGAGCAGGCCACCCGGGTTCTTCAGCAGGCCGAATTCACCGTCACCGTCGATCTGAATCTCGGGGACGGCGAGGCCGCCTACTACACCTCAGACCTCACTTACGACTACATCAAAATCAACGCCGACTACCGGACCTGA
- the secA gene encoding preprotein translocase subunit SecA, protein MIGSLVRKIVGSKNERELKRMQPVVERINALEGEIATLSDQALAAKTAEFRGRHQQGESLDDLLPEAFAVVREAGKRVLGMRHFDAQLIGGMVLHGGKIAEMKTGEGKTLVATLPCYLNALTGKGVHVITVNDYLARRDSEWMGQVHRFLGLSVGCIVHGLTDAQRQEAYGCDVTYGTNNEFGFDYLRDNMKFALADYVQRPHHYAIVDEVDSILIDEARTPLIISGPSETSGELYTSVNRVIPMLKKGEMIEHRDGKIGQTMREFTGDFTVDEKGKSAALTEDGVARVEKLLGVENLYEPRNIETLHHVNQALKAHALFKRDVDYVVKDGEVMIVDEFTGRLMPGRRWSDGLHQAVEAKEGVRIESENQTLATITFQNYFRMYEKLSGMTGTADTEASEFAEIYKLEVVVIPTNRPMIRKDQADVIYKTEKEKFKAVIEDIVESHQSGQPVLVGTISIEDSELLSDMLKKRGVPHNVLNAKHHEREAEIVAQAGRKGSVTIATNMAGRGTDIVLGGNPEMMARREAATAEDPEAAFAELAAKYQEACAGERQEVLDAGGLFILGTERHESRRIDNQLRGRSGRQGDPGESRFYLSLEDDLLRIFGSQRVAFVMDKLKIPENEPIEHGIISKAIENAQKKVEGHNFEIRKHLLEYDDVMNRQREVIYVQRREVLGGENIRETIEGILGETAEDMVATFCPEKTPPAEWNWDSLQEDFFTQFYFHPELHDPGVQGLSSSVLEEQIRDQARARLAEKEEEFTSPVMEHLMKVLLLQAIDSQWKDHLLSVDHLKEGIGLRGYGQKNPKEEYKREAYALFMDMMGRIRQEVLQKLFRIQLAREDDVSRMEEEQRKRRIVLNRAGGEDQAKTPATREEDKVGRNDPCSCGSGKKYKKCCGR, encoded by the coding sequence ATGATCGGTTCCCTGGTGAGAAAGATCGTTGGCAGCAAGAATGAGCGCGAGCTCAAGCGGATGCAGCCTGTCGTAGAGAGAATCAACGCCTTGGAGGGGGAGATCGCTACCCTGTCCGATCAGGCCCTGGCCGCCAAAACCGCCGAGTTTCGCGGGCGCCACCAGCAAGGGGAGAGCCTCGACGATCTGCTTCCCGAGGCATTCGCCGTGGTGCGTGAGGCGGGCAAGCGGGTGCTGGGGATGCGTCATTTCGATGCCCAGCTCATCGGTGGCATGGTCCTGCACGGCGGCAAGATCGCCGAGATGAAGACCGGCGAGGGTAAGACCCTGGTCGCCACTCTGCCCTGCTACCTGAACGCCCTGACCGGCAAGGGCGTTCACGTCATCACGGTCAACGACTATCTGGCACGCCGCGACTCGGAATGGATGGGGCAGGTTCACCGTTTCCTGGGACTCTCCGTCGGATGCATCGTGCACGGTCTCACCGACGCTCAGCGTCAGGAGGCCTACGGGTGCGACGTCACCTACGGCACCAACAACGAATTCGGTTTCGACTACCTGCGTGACAACATGAAGTTCGCCCTGGCCGATTACGTCCAGCGGCCCCATCACTACGCCATCGTCGACGAGGTCGATTCCATTCTTATCGACGAGGCCCGAACCCCCCTGATCATTTCCGGTCCGAGCGAGACCTCCGGCGAGCTGTACACCTCGGTGAACCGGGTCATTCCCATGTTGAAGAAGGGGGAGATGATCGAGCACCGGGACGGCAAGATCGGCCAGACGATGCGGGAGTTTACCGGCGACTTCACTGTTGACGAGAAGGGCAAGAGCGCCGCCCTCACCGAGGACGGGGTGGCCAGGGTCGAGAAGCTCCTCGGGGTGGAGAACCTTTACGAGCCGCGCAACATCGAGACCCTTCATCACGTCAACCAGGCCCTCAAGGCCCACGCCCTCTTCAAGCGGGACGTTGACTACGTGGTCAAGGACGGCGAGGTCATGATCGTCGACGAGTTCACCGGGCGTCTGATGCCGGGCCGGCGCTGGAGCGACGGACTGCACCAGGCGGTGGAGGCCAAAGAGGGTGTTCGGATCGAGAGCGAAAACCAGACCCTGGCGACCATTACCTTTCAGAACTATTTCCGGATGTACGAAAAACTGTCGGGGATGACAGGGACCGCCGACACCGAGGCTTCCGAATTCGCCGAGATCTACAAACTGGAGGTGGTGGTCATACCCACCAATCGGCCGATGATCCGCAAGGACCAGGCCGATGTCATTTACAAGACGGAAAAAGAGAAGTTCAAGGCGGTTATCGAAGACATCGTCGAGAGCCACCAGTCTGGCCAACCTGTCCTTGTCGGAACCATCTCCATCGAAGACTCTGAGCTTCTCTCTGACATGCTCAAGAAGCGCGGCGTACCGCACAATGTGCTCAATGCCAAGCATCACGAGCGGGAGGCCGAAATCGTCGCTCAGGCGGGGCGCAAGGGCTCGGTGACCATCGCCACCAACATGGCCGGCCGCGGCACCGATATCGTCCTCGGAGGCAACCCCGAAATGATGGCCCGACGCGAGGCGGCCACAGCGGAGGATCCCGAAGCCGCCTTCGCCGAGCTGGCCGCCAAGTACCAGGAGGCCTGCGCCGGGGAGAGGCAGGAGGTGCTCGATGCGGGCGGACTCTTTATTCTCGGGACCGAGCGTCACGAGTCGCGGCGCATCGACAACCAGCTGCGCGGGCGCAGCGGGCGGCAGGGAGACCCCGGGGAGAGCCGTTTTTACCTGTCCCTGGAGGACGACCTGCTGCGGATCTTCGGTTCGCAGCGGGTGGCCTTCGTGATGGACAAGCTCAAGATCCCGGAGAACGAGCCGATCGAGCACGGCATCATTTCCAAGGCGATCGAGAACGCCCAGAAGAAGGTGGAGGGCCACAACTTCGAGATCCGCAAGCACCTGCTCGAGTACGACGACGTCATGAATCGGCAGCGCGAGGTGATCTATGTTCAGCGCAGGGAGGTGCTCGGCGGGGAGAATATCCGCGAGACCATCGAAGGCATCCTCGGGGAGACCGCCGAAGACATGGTCGCAACATTCTGTCCGGAGAAGACTCCGCCGGCGGAGTGGAACTGGGACAGCCTTCAGGAAGATTTTTTCACCCAGTTCTACTTCCACCCCGAACTGCACGACCCCGGAGTCCAGGGGCTGAGCTCGTCCGTTCTCGAAGAGCAGATACGGGATCAGGCCAGGGCCCGCCTGGCCGAAAAGGAGGAGGAGTTCACCTCGCCGGTCATGGAGCACCTGATGAAGGTTCTGCTGCTGCAGGCCATCGATTCCCAGTGGAAGGATCACCTTCTCTCCGTCGACCACCTCAAGGAGGGGATCGGCCTGCGCGGCTACGGCCAGAAGAACCCCAAGGAGGAGTACAAGCGGGAGGCCTACGCCCTCTTCATGGACATGATGGGACGCATCCGCCAGGAGGTCCTTCAGAAGCTGTTCCGCATCCAGCTGGCGCGCGAGGATGACGTCTCCCGGATGGAGGAAGAGCAGCGCAAGCGGCGCATCGTACTCAACCGCGCGGGGGGGGAGGACCAGGCCAAGACGCCTGCGACCCGTGAGGAAGACAAGGTCGGACGCAACGACCCCTGCTCCTGCGGCAGCGGGAAAAAATATAAAAAATGCTGTGGCCGCTAG
- a CDS encoding M23 family metallopeptidase, producing MPARKFTVLIIPEGSHRVRRFSLQRTLVKAIAVAGVALVLGGCLLVADYLRVRVDRGELEYLRVHNRSQEQDLHRLAAKVEDLRQEMVVLAQNDAKVRVMAQLTRPKGDSLTGVGGPPEADAVAEFSHLQQQIDDVRRAIDLRRESQEEIRGVLNDQSSLLAAKPVGWPVKGWMTSSFGMRRSPFTGKRKMHEGLDIAARTGTPIYATADGIVSQAGTRSGYGKLVVVEHGYGYKTYYGHNSKIFVQVGQRLKRGDKIAAVGNTGRSTGPHLHYEVHLNGVPLNPKKYL from the coding sequence TTGCCAGCACGGAAGTTCACCGTTCTCATTATTCCGGAGGGATCCCATCGGGTCCGCCGCTTCAGCCTTCAGCGCACCTTGGTGAAGGCCATCGCGGTCGCGGGGGTTGCTCTGGTCCTCGGAGGCTGCCTGCTCGTCGCCGACTACCTGCGCGTGCGAGTCGACCGGGGTGAGTTGGAGTACCTGCGGGTGCATAACCGTTCCCAGGAGCAGGATCTGCATCGACTTGCCGCCAAGGTCGAAGATCTCCGACAGGAGATGGTCGTCCTTGCGCAAAATGACGCCAAGGTGCGGGTTATGGCCCAGCTCACCCGCCCCAAGGGGGATAGCCTGACCGGCGTTGGCGGTCCCCCGGAAGCGGACGCGGTGGCCGAGTTCTCCCACCTTCAGCAGCAGATTGACGACGTGCGGCGGGCCATCGACCTGCGGCGCGAGAGCCAGGAGGAGATCCGCGGAGTTCTCAACGATCAGAGTTCCCTGCTCGCGGCCAAGCCGGTCGGATGGCCGGTCAAGGGATGGATGACCTCATCTTTTGGCATGCGGCGTTCGCCCTTTACCGGCAAGCGCAAAATGCACGAGGGGCTCGATATCGCGGCCCGCACCGGAACCCCTATCTATGCCACAGCCGACGGCATAGTCAGCCAGGCCGGGACCAGGTCGGGGTATGGAAAGCTGGTGGTCGTCGAGCACGGTTACGGGTACAAGACCTACTACGGCCACAACTCCAAGATTTTCGTCCAGGTCGGCCAGCGGTTGAAGCGGGGGGACAAGATTGCAGCCGTCGGCAATACCGGTCGTTCTACCGGTCCCCATCTGCACTACGAAGTCCATCTCAACGGCGTTCCGCTCAACCCCAAAAAGTATCTTTGA
- a CDS encoding N-acetyltransferase encodes MIRKARIPDARAIHKLLVDYARDGLMLPRSLPELFEFIRDFYVFEEDGVVLGTVCLHICWEDLAEVRSLAVAPDSGSRGIGRQLVEICLDEARQLGLKRVFALTYKPGFFEKLGFGLIEKSELPHKIWGDCMKCAKFPECDEIAMSIEL; translated from the coding sequence ATGATCCGCAAGGCTCGTATTCCCGACGCCAGGGCCATCCACAAGCTTCTGGTCGATTACGCCAGGGATGGACTGATGCTTCCCCGCTCCCTGCCGGAGCTCTTTGAATTCATTCGTGATTTTTATGTTTTCGAGGAAGACGGTGTCGTCCTTGGCACGGTCTGCCTTCACATCTGCTGGGAGGACCTCGCTGAGGTGCGCTCCCTGGCCGTGGCACCCGATAGCGGGTCGCGGGGGATCGGGCGCCAACTTGTTGAGATCTGCCTGGACGAGGCCCGCCAGTTGGGACTGAAGCGGGTCTTCGCCCTGACCTACAAGCCCGGTTTTTTCGAAAAGCTTGGATTCGGGCTGATCGAAAAGTCGGAGTTGCCGCACAAAATCTGGGGGGACTGTATGAAATGCGCCAAGTTCCCCGAGTGTGACGAGATCGCCATGAGTATCGAGCTGTGA
- the recN gene encoding DNA repair protein RecN: MLTDLIIHNFAIVDRLHATFGSGFNVLTGETGAGKSIIIGAVALLLGGRARPDLIRTGEESATVEAMFDLSARPDLSRRLAEEGFGEAEELLVRRVISRSGKNRIFINGSLATLNQLQPLVAGLMTIYGQHEHQHLQRVETHLDLLDRYAGLEEDLARYRGHFQVADDLSERLRSLTDAERDRQQRLDLISFQAREIAAAALCPGEDEALASERLLLQNAERLALATSGGYDTLYGAEGAVCERLEATASTLEALAEVDPALGRLAETVRSSLYGLEDVAVQLRNHGDQVSFEPGRQNEVEERLALLGELKRKYAPTLGGVLEYQAAIEAEIAELSDVDAARRDLRHQLDAARQALNGAGKTLSARRREAASRLQAAVERELRDLALAKARFEVQFAPLEEPGPRGAERGEFFLAPNPGEEPKPLARIASGGELSRIMLALKRAAPEADAVATLVFDEVDAGIGGVAASAVGEKLRSVAGTRQVLCITHLPQVAAYAGRHFRVEKAERDGRTVVSLTSLGGEERVQEMARMLGGARVTERTVEHAREIIAQSVAG; the protein is encoded by the coding sequence ATGCTCACTGATCTGATAATCCACAATTTTGCCATTGTCGACCGGCTCCATGCCACTTTCGGCTCCGGTTTCAACGTCCTGACCGGTGAGACCGGGGCGGGCAAGTCGATTATTATCGGTGCGGTAGCCCTGCTCCTGGGCGGCCGGGCCCGGCCCGACCTGATCCGCACCGGCGAGGAGTCGGCGACGGTGGAGGCGATGTTCGATCTTTCCGCCCGGCCCGATTTGAGCCGCCGGCTGGCCGAGGAGGGTTTTGGCGAGGCCGAAGAGCTGCTGGTCAGGAGGGTCATCTCCCGAAGCGGAAAAAACCGGATTTTCATCAATGGGTCCTTGGCCACGCTGAACCAGCTTCAGCCCCTTGTCGCGGGTCTGATGACCATTTACGGCCAGCATGAACACCAGCATCTGCAGCGGGTCGAGACCCACCTCGACCTGCTCGACCGTTATGCCGGTCTGGAAGAGGACCTGGCCCGGTACCGGGGCCATTTTCAAGTGGCCGATGATCTTTCAGAGCGTCTTCGAAGCCTGACCGACGCCGAGCGGGACCGGCAGCAGCGTCTCGATCTGATTTCCTTTCAGGCCAGGGAGATCGCCGCGGCGGCCCTTTGCCCCGGGGAGGACGAGGCCCTCGCCTCGGAACGGTTGCTGCTGCAGAACGCGGAGCGCCTGGCGCTGGCGACTTCCGGAGGCTATGATACCCTCTACGGTGCCGAAGGGGCGGTCTGCGAACGCCTGGAGGCCACGGCTTCGACTCTGGAGGCCCTGGCGGAGGTGGACCCCGCCCTCGGGCGCCTGGCCGAGACGGTGCGGTCTTCCTTGTATGGCCTCGAGGACGTGGCGGTGCAGCTTCGCAATCACGGCGACCAGGTCTCCTTCGAGCCCGGACGGCAGAATGAGGTGGAGGAGCGCCTGGCCTTGCTGGGGGAGCTGAAGCGCAAGTACGCCCCGACCCTTGGCGGGGTGCTGGAGTATCAGGCGGCGATCGAGGCGGAGATCGCGGAGTTGAGCGATGTCGATGCCGCCCGCAGGGACCTGCGTCATCAGCTCGATGCCGCGCGGCAGGCCCTCAATGGTGCCGGTAAGACCCTTTCCGCGCGTCGCCGCGAGGCGGCTTCGCGCCTGCAGGCCGCCGTCGAGAGGGAATTAAGGGACCTGGCTTTGGCCAAGGCCCGTTTCGAGGTGCAATTCGCTCCCCTGGAAGAACCGGGGCCCCGCGGGGCGGAGAGGGGGGAGTTTTTCCTGGCGCCCAACCCCGGAGAAGAACCCAAGCCCCTGGCCCGAATCGCCTCCGGGGGCGAACTGTCGCGGATCATGCTGGCCCTGAAGCGGGCCGCTCCTGAGGCCGATGCAGTGGCGACCCTGGTTTTTGACGAGGTGGATGCCGGGATCGGCGGGGTGGCGGCGAGCGCGGTGGGGGAAAAACTCCGCTCCGTCGCTGGAACCCGCCAGGTTCTTTGCATCACGCACTTGCCTCAAGTGGCCGCCTATGCCGGCCGGCATTTTCGGGTGGAGAAGGCGGAGAGGGATGGGCGGACCGTGGTCAGCCTGACCTCCCTCGGCGGAGAAGAGCGGGTCCAGGAAATGGCCCGCATGCTCGGTGGCGCCCGGGTCACCGAGCGGACCGTGGAGCATGCCCGGGAAATCATTGCCCAGTCAGTCGCCGGCTGA